One segment of Tamlana crocina DNA contains the following:
- a CDS encoding DUF1573 domain-containing protein, with protein MKKIILSLSALCLVAFTSCKENAAQKIEESNVAAAAERDAVASKLPVIEFDKKEHDFGEIEAKTAVETVFSYKNTGDAPLVITDIKSSCGCTVPQDWSREPLAPGDSGKFTVKFNGSGSNKITKTITVTANTEKGSEIVKITAFVKPDPSKAQAKS; from the coding sequence ATGAAAAAAATAATTTTAAGCTTAAGTGCATTATGTTTGGTAGCATTTACCTCGTGTAAAGAAAATGCTGCTCAAAAAATTGAAGAAAGCAATGTAGCAGCCGCGGCCGAAAGAGATGCCGTAGCCTCAAAACTCCCGGTAATTGAGTTCGATAAAAAAGAGCACGATTTTGGTGAAATTGAAGCCAAAACAGCTGTTGAAACGGTTTTCAGTTATAAAAATACTGGCGATGCACCATTGGTAATTACCGATATTAAAAGTTCTTGCGGTTGTACCGTACCACAAGATTGGAGCAGAGAGCCATTGGCACCAGGCGATTCTGGAAAATTCACAGTAAAATTCAACGGTAGTGGTTCAAACAAAATAACCAAAACCATTACGGTTACGGCCAATACCGAAAAAGGAAGCGAAATAGTAAAAATAACGGCGTTTGTAAAA